From Equus przewalskii isolate Varuska unplaced genomic scaffold, EquPr2 ChrUn-9, whole genome shotgun sequence, a single genomic window includes:
- the HAPLN2 gene encoding hyaluronan and proteoglycan link protein 2 has translation MPTLCALRTVLGGLLVMPGWLTLPTLCHLLLPWTFTVFFHKALGDPASHLGPHYLLPPIHEVIHSRRGATATLPCVLGTPPPSYKVRWSKVEPGELQETPILITNGLHARGYGPLGGRARMRRGHRLDASLVIAGVRLEDEGRYRCELINGIEDESVALTLRLEGVVFPYQPSRGRYQFNYYEAKQACEEQDGRLATYAQLYQAWTEGLDWCNAGWLLEGSVRYPVLTARAPCGGRGRPGIRSYGPRDRKRDRYDAFCFTSALAGHVFFVPGRLTLSEAHAACRRRGAVVAKVGHLYAAWKFSALDQCDGGWLADGSVRFPITTPRPRCGGLPDPGVRSFGFPRPQQAAYGTYCYSE, from the exons ATGCCCACCCTTTGTGCCCTACGGACGGTGCTGGGCGGACTCCTCGTCATGCCAGGCTGGCTCACGCTCCCCACGCTCTGCCACCTCCTTCTCCCTTGGACCTTCACCGTCTTCTTCCACAAAGCCCTGGGGGACCCAG CATCCCACCTTGGCCCCCACTACCTCCTGCCCCCCATCCACGAGGTCATTCACTCTCGTCGTGGGGCCACGGCCACGCTGCCCTGCGTCCTGGGCACCCCGCCTCCCAGCTACAAGGTACGCTGGAGCAAAGTGGAGCCAGGGGAGCTCCAGGAAACGCCGATCCTCATCACTAACGGACTGCACGCCCGGGGCTACGGACCTCTGGGGGGGCGCGCCAGGATGCGGAGGGGACATCGTCTAGACGCCTCCCTGGTCATCGCGGGCGTGCGCCTGGAGGACGAGGGCAGGTACCGCTGTGAGCTCATCAATGGCATCGAGGACGAGAGCGTGGCGCTGACTCTGCGCCTGGAGG GTGTGGTGTTTCCGTACCAGCCCAGCCGGGGCCGGTACCAGTTCAATTACTACGAGGCGAAGCAGGCGTGCGAGGAGCAGGATGGACGCCTGGCCACCTACGCCCAGCTGTACCAGG CGTGGACCGAGGGTCTGGACTGGTGTAACGCGGGCTGGCTGCTTGAGGGCTCCGTGCGCTACCCCGTGCTCACGGCGCGCGCTCCGTGCGGCGGCCGCGGTCGGCCCGGGATCCGCAGCTATGGGCCCCGAGACCGGAAGCGCGACCGCTACGACGCGTTCTGCTTCACCTCTGCGCTGGCAG GCCACGTGTTCTTCGTGCCCGGGCGGCTGACGCTGTCTGAGGCCCACGCGGCGTGCCGGCGGCGCGGGGCCGTGGTGGCCAAGGTAGGGCATCTCTACGCCGCCTGGAAGTTCTCGGCGCTGGACCAATGCGACGGCGGCTGGCTGGCGGACGGCAGCGTGCGCTTCCCCATCACCACGCCGCGGCCGCGCTGCGGGGGCCTCCCGGATCCCGGAGTGCGCAGCTTCGGCTTCCCCAGACCCCAGCAGGCCGCCTACGGGACCTACTGCTACTCCGAGTAG
- the LOC103548840 gene encoding G patch domain-containing protein 4 isoform X1 gives MHLCITSTKGAGPGTQWDDGDLLFSNEGLRTVTLLTMSVTPEVKSRGMKFAEEQLLKHGWTQGKGLGRKENGITQALRVTLKQDNHGVGHDPAKEFTNHWWNELFNRTAASLVVETREDGVQIRRLSKETTHRNHPKPNLLYQKFVKTATLTSGGERPDKDSESCSDDDNQGPEPPKILTDEMLLQACEGRTAHKAARHGITMKAKLARLEAQEQAFLAHLKGQHLGTPHLQSESKPPQKKKKKRKQKEEEEATATERNAEEEYPEHTDQSIRKSKKKKRHHQEKVSEEREGTTIGNEEEEDAGASGPGELKSREHQSIRKRKKKQHHEEEEEKAAGAVRTEEEESRAYPDPHSTGKKRWQHEEEAAVTGGGTREAEGRACGNRKSRRSKKKRQRHQEEEILDVRDEGDEEDGRTGEVESTSSSSRSKKRRWQQPEERAGGSTDQRAKKKKQKKRD, from the exons ATGCATCTTTGTATCACCAGTACCAAAGGCGCAGGTCCTGGCACACAGTG GGATGATGGTGACCTCCTCTTCTCTAATGAGGGCCTGAGGACAGTGACTCTTCTCACCATGAGTGTCACCCCGGAGGTCAAGAGTCGTGGGATGAAGTTTGCTGAGGAGCAGCTGCTAAAGCACGGATGGACTCAAG GCAAAGGCCTGGGCCGGAAGGAGAATGGCATCACCCAGGCCCTCAGGGTGACACTGAAGCAGGACAATCATGGG GTGGGACACGACCCTGCCAAGGAGTTCACAAACCACTGGTGGAATGAGCTCTTCAACAGGACTGCGGCCAGCCTGGTAGTGGAAACTAGGGAG GATGGAGTACAGATAAGGCGCCTTTCTAAGGAGACCACCCATCGTAATCATCCCAAGCCCAACTTGCTGTATCAGAAGTTTGTGAAG ACGGCCACACTGACTTCAGGTGGGGAGAGGCCAGACAAGGACTCGGAGAGCTGCAGTGATGACGACAACCAGGGGCCCGAGCCTCCAAAGAT TCTGACCGATGAGATGCTGCTCCAGGCCTGTGAGGGGCGAACAGCACACAA GGCTGCCCGTCATGGGATCACGATGAAGGCTAAGCTTGCTCGGTTAGAGGCCCAGGAGCAGGCCTTCCTGGCTCATCTCAAAGGCCAGCACCTTGGGACTCCTCACCTGCAGTCTGAGAGCaagcccccccaaaaaaagaaaaagaaaaggaagcagaaggaggaggaagaggctaCAGCAACTGAAAGGAATGCAGAAGAAGAGTACCCAGAACACACTGATCAGAGCATCAggaaaagcaagaagaagaaaagacatcatcaagaaaaggtctcagaggagagagagggaacaacCATAGggaatgaggaagaagaggacGCAGGAGCAAGTGGGCCTGGGGAATTGAAGAGCAGAGAACATCAGTCtatcaggaaaaggaagaagaagcagcaccatgaagaggaggaggaaaaggctgCAGGTGCGGtcaggacagaggaggaagagagcagagcaTACCCTGACCCACATAGCACAGGCAAGAAGAGGTGGCAGCatgaggaggaggcagctgtTACAGGTGGTGGGACCAGGGAAGCAGAAGGCAGAGCATGTGGCAATCGGAAAAGCAGGAGAAGTAAGAAGAAAAGACAGCGGCATCAGGAGGAGGAGATCTTGGATGTAAGGGATGAAGGAGATGAGGAGGATGGCAGGACTGGGGAAGTGGAGAGCACTAGCTCAAGCAGCAGAAGTAAGAAGAGGCGGTGGcagcagccagaggaaagagCTGGAGGCAGCACTGACCAgagagcaaaaaagaagaaacagaagaagagagaCTGA
- the LOC103548840 gene encoding G patch domain-containing protein 4 isoform X2 — protein MSVTPEVKSRGMKFAEEQLLKHGWTQGKGLGRKENGITQALRVTLKQDNHGVGHDPAKEFTNHWWNELFNRTAASLVVETREDGVQIRRLSKETTHRNHPKPNLLYQKFVKTATLTSGGERPDKDSESCSDDDNQGPEPPKILTDEMLLQACEGRTAHKAARHGITMKAKLARLEAQEQAFLAHLKGQHLGTPHLQSESKPPQKKKKKRKQKEEEEATATERNAEEEYPEHTDQSIRKSKKKKRHHQEKVSEEREGTTIGNEEEEDAGASGPGELKSREHQSIRKRKKKQHHEEEEEKAAGAVRTEEEESRAYPDPHSTGKKRWQHEEEAAVTGGGTREAEGRACGNRKSRRSKKKRQRHQEEEILDVRDEGDEEDGRTGEVESTSSSSRSKKRRWQQPEERAGGSTDQRAKKKKQKKRD, from the exons ATGAGTGTCACCCCGGAGGTCAAGAGTCGTGGGATGAAGTTTGCTGAGGAGCAGCTGCTAAAGCACGGATGGACTCAAG GCAAAGGCCTGGGCCGGAAGGAGAATGGCATCACCCAGGCCCTCAGGGTGACACTGAAGCAGGACAATCATGGG GTGGGACACGACCCTGCCAAGGAGTTCACAAACCACTGGTGGAATGAGCTCTTCAACAGGACTGCGGCCAGCCTGGTAGTGGAAACTAGGGAG GATGGAGTACAGATAAGGCGCCTTTCTAAGGAGACCACCCATCGTAATCATCCCAAGCCCAACTTGCTGTATCAGAAGTTTGTGAAG ACGGCCACACTGACTTCAGGTGGGGAGAGGCCAGACAAGGACTCGGAGAGCTGCAGTGATGACGACAACCAGGGGCCCGAGCCTCCAAAGAT TCTGACCGATGAGATGCTGCTCCAGGCCTGTGAGGGGCGAACAGCACACAA GGCTGCCCGTCATGGGATCACGATGAAGGCTAAGCTTGCTCGGTTAGAGGCCCAGGAGCAGGCCTTCCTGGCTCATCTCAAAGGCCAGCACCTTGGGACTCCTCACCTGCAGTCTGAGAGCaagcccccccaaaaaaagaaaaagaaaaggaagcagaaggaggaggaagaggctaCAGCAACTGAAAGGAATGCAGAAGAAGAGTACCCAGAACACACTGATCAGAGCATCAggaaaagcaagaagaagaaaagacatcatcaagaaaaggtctcagaggagagagagggaacaacCATAGggaatgaggaagaagaggacGCAGGAGCAAGTGGGCCTGGGGAATTGAAGAGCAGAGAACATCAGTCtatcaggaaaaggaagaagaagcagcaccatgaagaggaggaggaaaaggctgCAGGTGCGGtcaggacagaggaggaagagagcagagcaTACCCTGACCCACATAGCACAGGCAAGAAGAGGTGGCAGCatgaggaggaggcagctgtTACAGGTGGTGGGACCAGGGAAGCAGAAGGCAGAGCATGTGGCAATCGGAAAAGCAGGAGAAGTAAGAAGAAAAGACAGCGGCATCAGGAGGAGGAGATCTTGGATGTAAGGGATGAAGGAGATGAGGAGGATGGCAGGACTGGGGAAGTGGAGAGCACTAGCTCAAGCAGCAGAAGTAAGAAGAGGCGGTGGcagcagccagaggaaagagCTGGAGGCAGCACTGACCAgagagcaaaaaagaagaaacagaagaagagagaCTGA